From the Rhodococcus sp. NBC_00297 genome, one window contains:
- a CDS encoding HpcH/HpaI aldolase/citrate lyase family protein produces MSGALTYLYVPGDMPARFDKALASGADAVVLDLEDAVALRDKDSARAEVAAWVATCEPGDVEVWVRVNPGPLQEADIRAVAHARLTGVWLPKVGSPEEIAIADRVLADVCPHAAVSPLLETGAALFDALAIAQGPRVRFLQIGEADLAVDLGIDGESDPSALLFARSQVVAASAAAGLLPPLGAVSRNFRDLDAFTADTQSLSRLGFVGRACIHPAQVPAARAVFEPTPEDVTRARAVLSALESGGAGVDQDGHLIDEAVAKRARRVMERA; encoded by the coding sequence GTGAGTGGGGCGCTCACCTACCTCTACGTCCCCGGCGACATGCCGGCCCGCTTCGACAAGGCGCTCGCCTCGGGTGCGGACGCCGTCGTGCTCGATCTCGAGGATGCAGTCGCTCTGCGGGACAAGGACTCCGCACGCGCGGAGGTCGCCGCCTGGGTCGCTACGTGCGAGCCCGGTGACGTCGAGGTGTGGGTGCGCGTCAACCCGGGCCCGCTGCAGGAGGCCGACATTCGCGCGGTGGCGCATGCCCGGCTGACCGGGGTGTGGCTCCCCAAGGTGGGGTCACCCGAGGAGATCGCGATCGCCGATCGGGTGCTCGCCGACGTGTGTCCACACGCCGCGGTGTCGCCGTTGCTCGAGACGGGTGCGGCGCTGTTCGACGCGCTGGCCATCGCGCAAGGACCCCGCGTGCGCTTCCTGCAGATCGGTGAGGCCGATCTCGCCGTCGACCTCGGTATCGACGGCGAATCGGACCCCAGCGCGCTGCTGTTCGCGCGGTCACAGGTGGTCGCGGCCAGCGCCGCCGCAGGCCTCCTCCCCCCGCTGGGGGCCGTGTCCCGCAACTTCCGCGACCTCGACGCGTTCACCGCGGACACGCAGTCGCTGTCGCGTCTCGGCTTCGTGGGCCGCGCGTGCATCCACCCGGCCCAGGTCCCGGCGGCGCGCGCGGTGTTCGAGCCCACGCCCGAGGACGTCACCCGAGCACGCGCCGTGCTCTCCGCCCTCGAGTCCGGTGGGGCCGGGGTCGACCAGGACGGTCACCTCATCGACGAGGCAGTCGCGAAGCGGGCACGACGGGTGATGGAGCGCGCGTAG
- a CDS encoding acyl-CoA dehydrogenase family protein produces the protein MDFTYDEQQTAFRKALRTFVDKEIVPVANEWEKTGRYPTEIVDHMKAMGLFGITTPEEYGGLELDKVSFTLVYEELARGWMGIAGIVGSHNLSCWMIAKHGTDEQKQSLLPKLATGEWRTGVGLTEPGAGTDLQGIKTTAKRDGDHYVVNGAKTWITNARHANVLPVLVKTDTSATPPHKGMSLLLIDTTSEGFEVQRDMGKLGYKGTESCEISFDNVRVPVDALLGGVEGRGLQQALSGLEIGRLNIAGRSVGIAQAAYDAALQYAKERTAFGQPIAEFQAIQLKIADIATQLQAARLMTYWAASQADSGKRVDMEAGMAKYFASEAAITASLEAMRIHGGYGYSTEFVVERLYRDAPLMAIGEGTNDIMRTVIAKSLVAGSSVIG, from the coding sequence CCGGCCGCTACCCCACGGAGATCGTCGACCACATGAAGGCAATGGGCCTGTTCGGGATCACGACGCCGGAGGAGTACGGCGGCCTCGAACTCGACAAGGTCTCCTTCACTCTCGTCTACGAGGAGTTGGCGCGTGGATGGATGGGCATTGCCGGCATCGTCGGCAGCCACAACCTCTCGTGCTGGATGATCGCCAAGCACGGCACGGACGAGCAGAAGCAGTCTCTCCTCCCGAAGCTGGCCACGGGTGAGTGGCGCACCGGCGTCGGCCTCACCGAGCCAGGTGCGGGCACGGACCTGCAGGGCATCAAGACCACCGCCAAGCGCGACGGCGACCACTACGTCGTGAACGGCGCGAAGACGTGGATCACCAACGCGCGGCATGCGAACGTCCTGCCCGTGCTGGTGAAGACCGACACCTCCGCCACACCTCCCCACAAGGGCATGAGCCTGCTGCTCATCGACACCACCAGTGAGGGTTTCGAGGTCCAGCGTGACATGGGCAAGCTCGGTTACAAGGGCACCGAGTCGTGTGAGATCAGCTTCGACAACGTTCGGGTGCCGGTCGACGCACTCCTCGGCGGCGTCGAGGGCCGTGGACTGCAGCAGGCGTTGTCTGGACTCGAGATCGGTCGACTCAACATCGCGGGTCGCAGTGTGGGAATCGCGCAGGCGGCCTACGACGCCGCGCTGCAGTACGCGAAGGAGCGCACCGCCTTCGGGCAGCCCATCGCCGAGTTCCAGGCGATCCAGTTGAAGATCGCCGACATCGCCACGCAGCTGCAGGCGGCCCGACTCATGACCTACTGGGCTGCATCGCAGGCAGATTCGGGCAAGCGCGTCGACATGGAGGCGGGCATGGCCAAGTACTTCGCGTCGGAGGCCGCCATCACCGCCAGCCTCGAGGCCATGCGCATTCACGGCGGCTACGGCTACTCGACCGAGTTCGTCGTCGAGCGTCTCTACCGCGACGCGCCGCTCATGGCCATCGGCGAGGGAACCAACGACATCATGCGCACCGTCATCGCGAAGTCGTTGGTCGCGGGATCGAGCGTGATCGGGTGA